A region of Paenibacillus sp. JNUCC-31 DNA encodes the following proteins:
- a CDS encoding AraC family transcriptional regulator, whose product MNYKESVIKAISYIEDHMFDENLNVKITEVTGYSQYHFHRIFLSVTRCSVSEYIRKRRLTRAAYDLFHTNQRIIEIAIKCGFESQEAFARAFRKMFSISPGQFRKQRDMKDTLFRTMEMHPLNEERLQHLHTGISLEPSLVHMEKLNLVGMSIRGVESDEVGLLWRSFRQRVSEIKRKPNSEGIYYAVIELTGEQWEVSYTACVEADNEASPVPAGMIAKLFPATTYAVFSHKGPLDRLNDTFQYIYETWLPQSGSVRTNAPEFARYDQRFLGPTNEDSVLDIYIPIRSPS is encoded by the coding sequence ATGAACTATAAGGAATCAGTAATCAAGGCCATATCCTATATTGAAGATCATATGTTCGATGAGAATTTAAACGTTAAGATTACGGAGGTCACAGGCTATTCGCAATACCATTTTCACCGTATCTTCCTATCTGTTACACGATGCTCCGTTTCGGAGTACATCCGCAAGCGGAGATTGACTCGCGCGGCATATGATTTGTTTCATACCAACCAAAGGATTATCGAGATCGCCATAAAGTGCGGGTTCGAATCCCAAGAAGCTTTCGCACGCGCCTTTCGTAAAATGTTCTCCATCTCGCCTGGACAATTCCGCAAGCAAAGAGACATGAAGGATACGTTGTTCCGGACCATGGAAATGCATCCTTTGAATGAAGAGAGGTTGCAACATTTGCACACTGGTATTTCTCTCGAACCTTCTTTAGTTCACATGGAAAAGTTGAATCTGGTTGGCATGTCGATAAGAGGTGTCGAATCGGACGAGGTCGGATTGTTATGGCGAAGCTTCAGGCAGAGAGTTTCTGAAATCAAGCGAAAACCTAACTCGGAAGGCATTTATTATGCGGTTATTGAACTTACAGGTGAGCAATGGGAAGTCTCTTATACCGCATGTGTCGAGGCTGACAACGAAGCAAGTCCGGTTCCAGCAGGGATGATTGCCAAGCTGTTCCCAGCAACAACTTATGCAGTATTTTCACACAAGGGGCCGTTAGACAGACTCAATGATACTTTCCAGTACATCTACGAAACATGGTTACCCCAGTCGGGCAGCGTTCGTACCAATGCCCCGGAATTCGCGCGTTATGACCAGCGATTTTTAGGTCCGACAAACGAGGACTCTGTACTGGACATTTATATTCCAATTCGTTCACCATCATAA
- a CDS encoding glycine C-acetyltransferase has product MSSQALDQFLSSNIEDLKSKGLYNVIDTLQGANGPVIRIDGKSLINLSSNNYLGLATDYRLIDASVKASQTYGAGAGAVRTINGTMDLHIELEEKLARFKKTEAVIVYQSGFNCNMAAISAVMDQHDAILSDELNHASIIDGCRLSRAKVIRFKHSDMNDLRQQAKNAKESGQYHKIMVITDGVFSMDGDIAKLPEIVKIAEEFDLITYVDDAHGSGVLGAGAGTVKHFGLSDRIDFQIGTLSKAIGVVGGYVAGKKQLIEWLKLRSRPFLFSTSLPPAAIASCSASVDILMNDKELIEKLWENGNDLKNGLSRLGYDVGQSETPITPCIIGDEVTTQQFSKRLYEEGVYAKAIVFPTVPKGTGRIRNMPTAAHTKEMLDQVISVYEKVGKEMKLI; this is encoded by the coding sequence ATGTCAAGTCAAGCATTGGACCAATTTTTAAGTTCGAACATCGAAGATCTAAAGTCTAAAGGTCTATATAACGTCATCGATACGCTGCAGGGTGCAAATGGTCCTGTTATTCGTATCGACGGAAAGTCCCTAATCAATTTGTCTTCCAATAACTATTTGGGACTGGCAACAGATTACCGCCTGATTGATGCTTCAGTTAAGGCATCGCAGACATATGGGGCAGGCGCAGGGGCTGTGAGAACAATTAATGGTACGATGGATCTTCATATTGAGCTTGAAGAAAAACTGGCCCGTTTCAAAAAAACGGAAGCCGTTATCGTGTATCAATCGGGATTTAACTGCAATATGGCTGCTATATCCGCGGTAATGGACCAGCATGATGCGATTTTATCAGATGAGCTGAACCACGCTTCGATTATTGATGGCTGCCGTCTGTCGAGAGCCAAGGTGATTCGCTTTAAGCATTCGGATATGAATGATTTAAGACAGCAGGCCAAAAATGCCAAGGAATCCGGTCAGTACCATAAAATTATGGTCATCACCGACGGAGTTTTCTCCATGGATGGTGATATAGCAAAGCTGCCCGAAATCGTGAAAATAGCAGAAGAATTCGATCTGATTACTTATGTGGATGATGCCCACGGTTCGGGCGTTCTCGGAGCAGGTGCGGGAACCGTGAAGCATTTTGGATTGTCCGACCGCATTGACTTTCAAATTGGTACTCTTTCCAAGGCGATCGGCGTTGTCGGCGGTTATGTGGCGGGTAAAAAACAACTGATCGAATGGCTGAAGCTGAGAAGCCGTCCGTTTCTGTTCTCGACATCGCTACCTCCGGCTGCAATCGCTTCTTGCAGCGCTTCTGTCGACATTTTGATGAATGACAAAGAGCTGATCGAGAAGCTGTGGGAGAACGGCAATGATTTGAAAAATGGCTTGAGCCGGCTTGGATATGATGTAGGCCAAAGCGAAACGCCGATCACACCTTGTATCATTGGCGATGAAGTAACCACCCAACAGTTCAGCAAACGGCTCTATGAAGAAGGCGTTTACGCCAAGGCAATCGTGTTTCCGACGGTTCCGAAAGGAACCGGAAGAATACGCAACATGCCGACAGCTGCCCATACCAAGGAGATGCTCGACCAGGTGATCTCCGTTTATGAGAAAGTTGGCAAGGAAATGAAGCTGATATAG
- a CDS encoding L-threonine 3-dehydrogenase, with the protein MDKILVTGALGQIGSELVVKLREIYGADHVVATDLRSSAHEITRSGPFELLDVTNDKAMFEIAKRYEVDTVIHLAALLSATAEEKPLLAWNLNMGGLMNALEISRELGCQFFTPSSIGSFGPSTPKDNTPQDTIQRPNTMYGVNKVSGELLCDYYFHKYGLDTRGLRFPGLISYMTPPGGGTTDYAVEIYYAAVTAGRYTSYIAKDSNMDMMYMPDALNAIIELMEADSSRLMHRNSFNVTAMSVDPEAIAAAIRDEFPGFILDYDVDPKRQAIADSWPHSIDATAAKTEWGFHARYDLKAMTKDMLSQLSERQMLRKA; encoded by the coding sequence ATGGACAAAATTTTGGTGACCGGAGCACTAGGCCAAATCGGTTCTGAGTTAGTTGTTAAATTACGTGAAATTTATGGTGCGGATCACGTCGTTGCTACGGATCTCAGGTCATCAGCCCACGAAATTACCCGATCCGGGCCATTCGAGCTGCTGGACGTGACGAATGATAAGGCGATGTTCGAAATCGCCAAGCGGTACGAAGTTGATACCGTCATCCATTTGGCTGCGCTGCTGTCGGCTACCGCAGAGGAGAAACCGCTGCTTGCCTGGAATTTGAATATGGGCGGATTGATGAATGCACTTGAAATATCCAGAGAGCTCGGCTGCCAATTTTTCACTCCAAGCTCCATTGGATCTTTTGGTCCTTCGACTCCGAAAGACAATACCCCGCAGGATACGATCCAGAGGCCCAATACGATGTACGGCGTGAACAAAGTGTCCGGCGAACTGCTTTGTGATTATTATTTTCACAAATACGGCCTGGATACCAGGGGGCTGCGATTCCCGGGTTTGATATCTTATATGACGCCTCCCGGCGGAGGAACGACGGATTACGCGGTGGAAATTTATTACGCAGCCGTGACGGCTGGCCGATATACATCTTATATCGCAAAGGACTCAAACATGGACATGATGTATATGCCGGATGCCCTGAACGCTATCATCGAATTGATGGAAGCGGATTCTTCCCGGTTGATGCACCGAAATTCATTTAATGTCACCGCAATGAGCGTGGATCCGGAGGCGATCGCTGCAGCGATTCGGGATGAGTTTCCCGGCTTTATCCTCGATTATGACGTTGATCCGAAGAGACAGGCAATTGCCGATAGCTGGCCGCATTCCATTGATGCGACGGCAGCGAAGACAGAATGGGGATTTCATGCCCGCTACGACCTGAAGGCCATGACGAAGGATATGCTATCACAGCTAAGCGAGAGACAAATGCTTCGCAAGGCTTAA
- a CDS encoding alpha/beta hydrolase family protein produces MNKNAEIIEGYAGYCEVKITDPSLGITFPMIVMYPADSPEQTHQLGPYPIEVAKDAAPRKGKFSLVIISHGSGGSPFVYRSIARHLARSGFIVGLPEHPHNNRNDNSLEGTVTNLTNRPRHLCLAADWFSEDERFKGLIESDSFSVIGHSMGGYTALAVAGGVPTSFPNESPYGQPYPIKVTRDRRIRSLVLLAPASVWFRNEGALSSVNLPILMMDAQHDPYTPPFHAQIVLNGVADPRKVLYRTVENAGHFSFLSPFPSAMISPAFIPSQDPPGFDRLRFHETLQAEIAGFLSIQH; encoded by the coding sequence ATGAACAAAAATGCTGAAATTATAGAAGGATACGCGGGATACTGCGAGGTGAAGATAACCGACCCTTCGTTGGGGATAACCTTCCCCATGATCGTCATGTATCCGGCAGATTCCCCGGAACAGACCCATCAGTTAGGTCCGTATCCTATTGAGGTGGCCAAAGATGCGGCACCACGAAAGGGGAAGTTTTCGCTGGTTATCATTTCACACGGTTCAGGTGGTTCTCCGTTTGTATACCGGTCAATTGCCCGGCATTTGGCGCGAAGCGGCTTTATCGTTGGTCTCCCCGAACATCCGCACAATAATCGCAATGATAATAGTCTGGAAGGTACGGTCACCAATCTCACCAATCGCCCCCGACACCTTTGCCTTGCGGCTGACTGGTTTTCTGAAGATGAGAGATTCAAAGGGCTGATCGAGTCGGACAGTTTTTCGGTCATTGGGCATTCCATGGGCGGATACACAGCGTTAGCGGTAGCAGGAGGCGTCCCGACTTCCTTCCCTAACGAAAGTCCATACGGGCAGCCGTACCCGATCAAGGTTACGCGCGATCGGCGCATTCGATCCCTGGTTTTGCTGGCGCCGGCGTCCGTTTGGTTCCGGAATGAAGGAGCGCTTAGCAGTGTGAATCTCCCCATTCTGATGATGGATGCGCAGCATGATCCGTACACGCCGCCTTTCCACGCTCAAATCGTCTTAAATGGTGTTGCAGACCCACGAAAGGTTCTCTATCGGACTGTTGAGAACGCTGGACATTTTTCCTTCCTGAGCCCGTTCCCATCTGCGATGATTTCACCAGCCTTTATCCCCTCGCAGGACCCGCCTGGCTTTGATCGCTTACGATTTCACGAAACGTTGCAGGCAGAGATAGCCGGATTTCTGTCCATCCAGCATTAA